Proteins encoded within one genomic window of Blattabacterium cuenoti:
- a CDS encoding aspartate aminotransferase family protein yields the protein MELFDVYPILDIELTKSKGVYVFDKQGHMYLDFYGGHAVISIGHAHPNYVQSLTEQIHKIPYYSNSVFIFQKKKLAHLLGCISGYKNYSLFLCNSGTESNENALKIASFYTGKKKIIAFKGAFHGRTSGSVSVTDNYKFVSPFDAQHETLFIDYKDIEMLEKKLKQGDICAVITEGIQGVSGIIDPGFDFFCKAWSLCKKYHTVFIIDEVQSGYGRTGSFFSHQLYPIKPDLITVAKGMGNGFPIGGVLIHPKFKPYHGMLGTTFGGNHLACTAGIVVLEIIKKENLIENAKKMGKILFQELRMIPKIKKIRGRGLMLGLEFDFPIHDLKNILIYKEKVFVGISNNSCVLRLLPPLSINVNHIKLFLKKLRNALAYLDEK from the coding sequence ATGGAATTATTTGACGTATACCCTATTCTAGATATAGAATTAACTAAAAGTAAAGGAGTATATGTTTTTGATAAACAAGGACATATGTATTTGGATTTTTATGGTGGTCATGCAGTAATTTCCATTGGACATGCGCATCCAAATTATGTTCAATCTTTAACAGAACAAATTCATAAAATTCCTTATTATTCAAATAGTGTTTTTATTTTTCAAAAAAAAAAATTGGCCCATTTACTTGGTTGTATTTCAGGATATAAAAATTATTCGTTATTTCTTTGTAATTCTGGAACTGAATCTAATGAAAATGCATTAAAAATTGCCTCTTTTTATACAGGAAAAAAAAAGATTATTGCTTTCAAAGGGGCTTTTCATGGAAGAACAAGCGGAAGTGTATCCGTTACGGATAATTACAAATTTGTATCTCCTTTTGATGCTCAACATGAGACTCTATTTATAGATTATAAGGATATTGAAATGTTAGAAAAAAAATTAAAACAGGGAGACATTTGCGCTGTAATTACGGAAGGAATCCAAGGAGTCTCTGGGATCATAGATCCTGGCTTTGATTTTTTTTGTAAAGCTTGGTCTCTTTGTAAAAAATATCACACAGTTTTTATAATAGATGAAGTTCAAAGTGGATATGGAAGAACTGGATCTTTTTTTTCTCATCAATTATATCCTATAAAACCAGATTTGATTACTGTTGCTAAAGGAATGGGAAATGGATTTCCCATAGGAGGAGTTCTTATTCATCCTAAATTTAAACCATATCACGGAATGTTAGGAACGACATTTGGTGGAAATCATTTGGCTTGTACTGCTGGAATTGTTGTATTAGAAATTATTAAAAAAGAAAATTTAATTGAAAATGCAAAAAAAATGGGGAAAATTTTATTTCAAGAATTACGTATGATTCCTAAAATCAAAAAAATAAGAGGAAGAGGGCTAATGTTAGGTTTAGAATTTGATTTTCCTATTCATGATTTGAAGAATATTTTAATTTACAAGGAAAAAGTATTTGTTGGGATATCTAATAATTCCTGTGTTTTACGATTACTTCCTCCATTAAGTATTAATGTCAATCATATCAAATTATTCCTCAAAAAATTAAGAAATGCTTTAGCATATTTAGATGAAAAATGA
- the argC gene encoding N-acetyl-gamma-glutamyl-phosphate reductase translates to MIEIGIIGGTGYTAGELIRLIIHHPKAKINSVVSRSHPNKWIHWTHQDLLGEIEMKFVDSLNEKIDIVFLCSGHGQSRKELKEISENVKVIDLSQDFRLMDQSIFKGRSFVYGLPELQKDNIKISNSIANPGCFATAILLAILPLAKKKLLKQHIHISAITGSTGSGKKVSETNQFSWRNNNISTYQIFKHQHLKEIKQEIQKVQNHFPYEIYFIPYRGNFSRGIIATLYTYSSFSLEENREFYKEYYKNHPFVEISDININIDLKQVINTNKCILSLMKEKDQLIITSIIDNLIKGASGQAVQNMNLLFNLDETCGLKLKSVRF, encoded by the coding sequence TGGAGAATTAATTAGATTAATAATTCATCATCCAAAAGCAAAAATTAATAGTGTAGTAAGTAGAAGTCATCCAAACAAATGGATTCACTGGACACATCAAGATCTACTGGGGGAAATAGAGATGAAGTTTGTTGATTCTTTAAATGAAAAAATAGATATAGTCTTTCTTTGTTCAGGACATGGACAGTCTAGAAAAGAATTAAAGGAAATATCAGAAAATGTAAAAGTTATTGATCTTAGTCAAGATTTCAGATTGATGGATCAATCTATTTTTAAAGGGAGAAGTTTTGTGTATGGATTACCAGAGTTACAAAAAGATAATATAAAAATATCCAATAGTATAGCTAATCCAGGATGTTTTGCTACAGCTATTCTTTTAGCTATTTTACCTTTAGCTAAAAAAAAGCTATTAAAACAACATATTCATATCAGTGCTATAACTGGATCCACAGGATCTGGTAAAAAAGTTAGTGAAACCAATCAATTCAGTTGGAGAAATAACAATATTTCTACTTATCAAATTTTTAAACATCAGCATCTAAAAGAAATAAAACAGGAGATTCAAAAAGTCCAAAATCATTTTCCTTATGAAATTTATTTTATTCCTTATAGGGGAAATTTTTCCAGAGGAATTATAGCAACTTTATATACTTATTCCAGTTTTTCTTTGGAAGAAAATAGAGAATTTTATAAAGAATACTATAAAAATCACCCGTTTGTGGAAATATCTGATATAAATATAAACATTGATCTAAAACAAGTGATTAATACTAATAAATGTATTTTGTCTCTTATGAAAGAGAAGGATCAACTAATAATTACAAGTATTATAGATAATCTTATCAAAGGCGCTTCAGGTCAAGCTGTCCAGAATATGAATCTTCTATTTAATTTAGATGAAACTTGTGGTTTGAAATTAAAATCTGTTCGTTTTTAA